The Enterococcus rotai genome includes a window with the following:
- the efbA gene encoding fibronectin-binding protein EfbA, with protein MSFDGVFTHGIVSELSEALVTGRISKIHQPYENEIVLVIRTKGKNHKLLLSAHPSYARVQLTEIAYANPDTPPNFVMMLRKFLEGAILEEIHQIDNDRVIHFTFSKRDELGDLQNIVLIVELMGRHSTIVLMNKENGKILDAIKHIGSSQNSYRSLLPGVEYIDPPKQNQQNPFLATKEKVFELLSTTSELNGKYLQSQFQGLGKDTADELAFRLNERPNEKMLVWQSFWSSLVSDTAPTLTITEKKEFFTPLPFLSLNGKQERFDTLSELLDVFYGGKAEKDRVKQQGGELIHKIENELKRNQSKVVKLQQTLADTEHAENYRRDGELLTTFMTQVPKGAESVELPNYYEEDHLLKIKLNPALTPNQNAQKYFQKYQKLKNAVKVVHGQIEQATQEISYLESVLSQLEIAGPMDIEMIREELIEQGYVKKRGAKKQKQPKKSKPEEFYSSDGNLILVGRNNLQNDQLTLKTAKKTDIWLHAKDIPGSHVIIKDTDPSEETLIEAANLAAYYSKYRLSAQVPVDYVQVKHVHKPNGAKPGYVIYENQKTIYVTPDENLIETLKDRNKNI; from the coding sequence ATGTCATTTGATGGCGTATTTACTCATGGAATCGTCTCGGAATTATCTGAGGCATTAGTTACAGGTCGAATTTCAAAAATTCACCAGCCTTATGAAAATGAAATTGTTCTCGTTATCCGTACCAAAGGAAAAAATCATAAATTACTTTTATCAGCGCACCCTAGTTATGCTCGTGTTCAGCTGACTGAAATCGCTTATGCTAATCCTGATACACCACCAAATTTTGTCATGATGCTTCGCAAATTTTTAGAAGGTGCTATTTTAGAAGAGATTCATCAGATCGATAATGATCGCGTGATTCACTTTACGTTTAGCAAAAGAGATGAATTAGGCGACTTGCAAAATATTGTATTAATAGTTGAATTAATGGGCAGACACAGCACAATTGTCTTAATGAACAAAGAAAACGGGAAGATTTTGGATGCGATCAAACATATTGGTAGTTCTCAAAACAGCTACCGCTCTTTACTTCCAGGTGTTGAATACATTGATCCACCTAAACAAAACCAACAAAACCCATTTTTAGCAACAAAGGAAAAAGTTTTTGAGCTACTTTCAACAACAAGTGAGCTTAATGGAAAGTATTTACAAAGTCAATTTCAAGGCTTAGGTAAAGATACAGCTGATGAGTTAGCTTTTCGTTTAAATGAACGGCCCAATGAAAAAATGCTAGTATGGCAGTCGTTTTGGTCTTCACTTGTATCAGATACTGCTCCAACTTTAACGATAACGGAGAAAAAAGAATTCTTTACCCCACTTCCATTTCTATCTTTAAATGGAAAACAAGAACGTTTCGACACATTAAGTGAATTGCTTGATGTCTTTTATGGTGGCAAAGCCGAAAAAGATCGGGTCAAGCAACAAGGCGGCGAATTAATCCATAAAATCGAAAATGAGCTAAAGCGGAATCAAAGTAAAGTCGTAAAACTTCAGCAAACATTAGCCGACACAGAACATGCTGAGAATTATCGCCGAGATGGCGAACTCTTAACAACCTTTATGACTCAAGTACCAAAAGGGGCTGAATCAGTTGAATTACCGAATTACTATGAAGAAGATCATTTATTAAAGATCAAGTTAAATCCAGCACTCACGCCGAACCAAAATGCTCAAAAATATTTCCAAAAATATCAAAAACTTAAAAATGCAGTGAAAGTCGTTCATGGACAAATCGAGCAAGCAACACAAGAGATCAGCTATTTAGAGTCCGTCCTATCACAACTGGAAATTGCAGGTCCGATGGATATCGAGATGATTCGAGAAGAATTGATTGAACAAGGATATGTAAAAAAACGCGGTGCAAAAAAACAAAAACAGCCAAAGAAAAGTAAACCAGAAGAATTTTATTCAAGCGATGGCAACCTGATCCTTGTTGGCCGTAACAACCTCCAAAATGATCAGCTTACGCTAAAAACAGCTAAAAAAACAGATATTTGGCTGCACGCAAAAGATATTCCAGGTTCTCATGTTATCATTAAAGACACAGATCCATCAGAGGAAACATTGATAGAAGCGGCAAATCTTGCTGCTTATTATTCTAAATACCGCCTATCGGCTCAAGTTCCTGTAGACTATGTCCAAGTTAAACACGTTCATAAACCAAATGGTGCAAAACCAGGTTATGTTATATACGAAAATCAAAAAACAATCTATGTTACACCTGATGAAAATTTAATAGAAACATTAAAAGATCGAAATAAAAACATCTAG
- a CDS encoding DUF7916 family protein, producing MVKRLISASYSEVAKMTAEELKQSIKASEGRTILSENVVVASPQAGDISNAEVAAAFGADLILLNAFDCFNPIVQGIPGMSLEEVMGYWQNPETNKINPIPILKELVGRPIGVNLEPVDDSSAMFSEKLTISNGRTSSKETIQKAEKMGIDFICLTGNPGTGVTNAEIAKAVKVAKENFSGLVIAGKMHSAGSDEPVVSTEAVEAYAKAGADILLLPAVGTIQGFAEEEMKAAVAIAKKYDLLTMSAIGTSQESADKETIRQIALTNKICGVDIQHIGDAGYGGLAPVENIYEMSVTIRGMRHTINRMARSVNR from the coding sequence ATGGTAAAAAGATTGATCAGTGCAAGTTACAGTGAAGTCGCAAAAATGACAGCAGAGGAATTGAAACAGTCAATCAAAGCGAGTGAAGGGCGCACAATTCTTTCTGAAAACGTCGTCGTTGCATCACCACAAGCAGGGGATATTAGTAATGCAGAGGTTGCAGCGGCATTTGGAGCAGATTTGATTTTATTGAATGCCTTTGATTGCTTTAATCCAATCGTACAAGGAATTCCAGGTATGTCCTTAGAAGAAGTTATGGGGTACTGGCAAAATCCAGAAACAAACAAAATCAATCCAATTCCGATTTTAAAAGAATTAGTTGGACGACCGATTGGAGTAAATTTAGAACCTGTTGATGATTCATCAGCTATGTTTAGTGAAAAACTAACGATCAGTAATGGTCGCACAAGTTCAAAGGAAACGATTCAAAAAGCTGAAAAAATGGGTATCGATTTTATTTGTTTGACTGGTAACCCGGGAACTGGTGTAACAAATGCTGAGATTGCTAAAGCAGTTAAGGTGGCAAAAGAGAATTTTTCAGGTCTGGTGATTGCAGGCAAAATGCATAGTGCCGGATCGGACGAACCGGTTGTTTCGACAGAAGCAGTTGAAGCTTATGCAAAAGCTGGAGCAGATATTCTATTATTACCAGCGGTTGGAACGATTCAAGGATTTGCAGAAGAAGAGATGAAAGCAGCGGTTGCTATTGCTAAAAAATATGATTTACTAACAATGTCAGCAATTGGAACGAGTCAAGAGAGTGCTGATAAAGAGACGATTCGCCAAATTGCCTTAACCAATAAAATCTGTGGAGTAGATATACAACATATTGGGGATGCAGGCTATGGTGGTCTTGCACCAGTAGAAAATATTTATGAAATGTCTGTAACGATTCGTGGTATGCGTCATACGATCAATCGGATGGCTCGCTCGGTCAATAGATAA
- a CDS encoding 5-methyltetrahydropteroyltriglutamate--homocysteine S-methyltransferase, with protein MTTIKEIPFRFDQVGSFLRPDALKKARENFSNQTISAQELKAIEDQAIIELIDQQVKNGLKAVTDGEFRRSWWHLDFLWGLNGVEQTTPEHGYQFNQVETRAASYQITDKVTFNPEHPFFEAFTFLNEHTPEGILAKATIPSPTLLFNRKSDTFTYASYTDENVFIDDLAKAYHQTILKFYDLGCRYLQLDDTSWGMYTGFIENAKTDDEIKHWQQQCVAGVAVVNQLLQDLPKDLTITMHVCRGNYKSDWAIAGPYDHVAPYLAQLTIDGYFLEYDDNRSGGFEPLAQIYKNDPAKKVVLGLVTSKFPELESKESLSKRINEASAYIPLENLCLSPQCGFASTEEGNHLTEDEQWAKVRLVVETAKQVWQDA; from the coding sequence ATGACAACTATTAAAGAAATCCCCTTTCGTTTCGATCAGGTCGGCAGTTTTTTACGCCCTGATGCCTTAAAAAAGGCTCGCGAAAATTTTTCAAATCAGACAATTTCTGCACAAGAATTAAAAGCTATCGAAGATCAAGCCATTATTGAGTTGATCGATCAACAAGTTAAAAATGGTTTAAAAGCTGTTACAGATGGAGAATTCCGTCGTAGTTGGTGGCATTTAGATTTTCTATGGGGGTTAAATGGTGTTGAACAAACTACACCTGAACATGGGTATCAATTTAACCAAGTAGAAACAAGAGCTGCCTCTTACCAAATTACAGATAAAGTAACATTTAACCCAGAACATCCTTTTTTTGAAGCTTTTACCTTTTTAAATGAACATACACCAGAAGGAATTCTTGCTAAGGCTACAATTCCTTCACCGACATTACTTTTTAATCGTAAAAGTGATACATTCACCTATGCAAGTTATACAGATGAAAATGTTTTTATTGATGATTTAGCCAAAGCCTATCACCAAACGATTTTAAAGTTCTATGATTTAGGTTGTCGTTACCTACAGTTAGATGATACTTCTTGGGGCATGTATACCGGCTTTATTGAAAATGCTAAGACTGACGATGAAATCAAACACTGGCAGCAACAATGTGTTGCAGGTGTTGCAGTCGTCAATCAGTTGCTCCAAGACTTACCAAAAGATCTCACAATTACGATGCATGTTTGTCGCGGTAATTATAAATCAGACTGGGCAATTGCTGGTCCCTATGATCATGTTGCGCCGTATTTAGCGCAGTTGACGATTGATGGTTATTTCTTAGAATATGACGATAATCGTTCGGGTGGATTTGAGCCGTTGGCACAAATCTATAAAAATGATCCCGCAAAAAAAGTAGTGTTAGGACTCGTTACTTCTAAATTTCCTGAACTAGAATCAAAAGAAAGTTTAAGTAAACGAATCAATGAAGCGTCAGCTTATATCCCATTAGAAAATCTCTGTCTTTCACCTCAATGTGGTTTTGCTTCTACAGAAGAAGGCAATCATCTAACAGAAGATGAACAATGGGCGAAAGTAAGATTAGTCGTCGAGACCGCAAAACAAGTTTGGCAAGACGCATAA
- a CDS encoding 5-methyltetrahydropteroyltriglutamate--homocysteine S-methyltransferase, producing the protein MSNNNQKIPYRYDIVGSFLRPESLKNARAAFADGSISKDALIEVEDQTIIELIEKQKAVGLHAVTDGEFRRRWWHLDFIAGLNGITVYDFQTTAFGITTDAQGTYVSGPLSFSPTHPFLDHFRFTQKHAAPALAKQTIPGPNMIFLDSLILSKQYNENPIYTSLETFKQDLIKTYQEAIQAFYDAGCRYLQLDDTSWGGLFDERFRDLIKKNGLDADQLLNDFQEVTEKSLANKPADLAVTFHFCKGNFQSHWLYNGSYEKIAKNLFSIKAFDGFFLEYDDERSGGFEPLKELKEQRIVLGLITTKNGELEDPTTIGERINEASKYVPLDQICLSPQCGFASTHEGNHLTEEDQWKKIELVKNIAETIWQDA; encoded by the coding sequence ATGTCTAATAACAACCAAAAAATCCCTTATCGCTACGATATCGTTGGAAGCTTTCTGCGACCTGAATCCTTAAAGAATGCACGAGCTGCATTTGCTGATGGTTCGATTTCCAAAGATGCTTTAATTGAAGTAGAAGATCAAACCATTATCGAGTTGATTGAAAAACAAAAAGCAGTCGGACTTCATGCTGTAACGGATGGTGAATTCCGGCGACGTTGGTGGCATTTAGATTTTATTGCAGGTTTAAATGGGATTACTGTTTATGATTTTCAAACCACGGCTTTTGGCATAACAACTGATGCTCAAGGAACATATGTTAGTGGACCATTGTCTTTTTCACCCACTCATCCTTTTCTTGACCATTTCCGCTTTACACAAAAACATGCAGCGCCAGCATTAGCTAAACAAACAATTCCTGGGCCTAACATGATTTTCCTAGATTCTCTGATTTTATCAAAACAATATAACGAGAACCCTATCTATACTTCTTTAGAAACGTTCAAACAAGATTTGATCAAGACTTATCAAGAGGCAATCCAAGCCTTTTATGATGCTGGCTGTCGCTACTTGCAATTAGACGACACCAGTTGGGGCGGATTGTTTGACGAACGGTTCCGGGATCTAATTAAAAAGAATGGCTTGGATGCGGATCAGCTACTAAATGATTTCCAAGAAGTCACTGAGAAATCCTTAGCGAATAAACCAGCAGATCTTGCGGTCACTTTCCATTTTTGTAAAGGAAATTTCCAATCTCATTGGCTTTATAACGGTTCTTACGAAAAAATTGCAAAAAACCTTTTTTCTATTAAAGCTTTTGATGGCTTTTTCTTAGAATACGACGATGAACGTTCGGGCGGTTTTGAACCGCTTAAAGAACTAAAAGAGCAACGAATCGTTTTAGGCTTGATCACAACAAAAAATGGCGAGTTGGAAGACCCTACTACAATCGGTGAACGAATCAACGAAGCTAGTAAATATGTGCCGCTAGATCAAATTTGCCTATCGCCACAATGTGGCTTTGCTTCTACGCACGAAGGAAACCATTTAACTGAAGAAGATCAATGGAAAAAAATCGAACTTGTTAAAAATATTGCTGAAACCATTTGGCAAGATGCATAA
- a CDS encoding GNAT family N-acetyltransferase, with product MTTFKWRTLATDLLRKRTQPKNESSFKHNQSKKVQVNKEIRLIPFDQFRQESLKWYQDPESMYNIVGSKIAYTKKQIQQMYEWQNEHGLLYYIEYNNGEHLQIIGDVWLAHDDYAIVIDQAFRNRHIGRRVTKYFIYKAKKLGRNYITVSEIFNWNKASQKMFTSLNFYPFKENKDSWSYRRRLKTDTIEKEISK from the coding sequence GTGACAACTTTTAAGTGGCGGACTTTGGCGACTGATTTATTACGAAAGAGGACTCAGCCTAAAAATGAGTCCTCTTTCAAACATAATCAATCAAAAAAAGTGCAAGTAAACAAAGAGATTCGCTTGATCCCTTTTGATCAGTTTCGCCAGGAGTCTTTAAAATGGTATCAAGATCCTGAAAGTATGTACAATATAGTTGGATCAAAAATTGCCTATACAAAAAAACAAATTCAACAAATGTATGAATGGCAAAATGAACATGGCTTACTCTATTATATAGAATACAATAATGGGGAGCACCTGCAAATAATAGGGGATGTTTGGTTAGCACATGATGACTATGCGATCGTGATCGATCAAGCCTTTCGCAATCGTCATATTGGCCGAAGGGTTACGAAATACTTTATTTATAAAGCAAAAAAACTGGGGAGAAACTATATTACTGTGAGTGAAATCTTTAATTGGAATAAAGCCTCTCAGAAAATGTTTACTAGTCTAAACTTTTATCCTTTTAAAGAAAATAAAGATAGTTGGAGTTATCGTAGACGACTAAAAACAGACACGATAGAAAAAGAGATTTCAAAATAA
- the trpX gene encoding tryptophan ABC transporter substrate-binding protein has translation MRKNRLSVVVVIIVVYLIGSFFVEKKESAKEKLPTVGVLQFVSHPALDQIYKGIQAGLKEKGYEDGKNMTIAFQNGQADQSKLATMSQQLVQEKKSDVLIGIATPAAQALANTTTEIPIVLGAITDPVSAGLVKDNQKPGGNITGVSDKSPVDAQFDLVTEILPKSKKVGILYASSEENSKYQVEEAKNVAEKKGMSVKTYAVPSSNEIAQTVQVMTSEVDFIYIPTDNTIANAMQTVVNEADKTKTPIIPSVDTMVEQGGLATVGINQFDLGVQTGKMAADILSGKAKPATTAIYTFKTGDIIVNQKQADKLGISIPEKIKSKAKSVD, from the coding sequence ATGAGAAAAAATCGTTTATCGGTTGTTGTCGTCATTATTGTTGTTTATTTAATTGGTTCGTTCTTTGTAGAAAAAAAAGAATCAGCTAAAGAGAAGTTACCAACTGTGGGGGTCTTACAGTTTGTTAGTCATCCTGCTTTAGATCAGATTTATAAAGGGATTCAAGCTGGATTGAAGGAAAAAGGGTATGAGGATGGAAAAAATATGACGATCGCTTTTCAAAATGGACAAGCAGATCAAAGTAAGTTAGCTACGATGAGTCAGCAATTGGTGCAAGAAAAAAAATCTGATGTTTTGATCGGGATTGCAACACCTGCGGCCCAAGCGCTAGCGAATACAACCACAGAAATCCCTATTGTTCTCGGTGCAATCACGGACCCAGTCAGTGCTGGACTTGTAAAAGATAACCAAAAGCCTGGTGGCAATATCACTGGAGTTAGTGATAAATCGCCAGTGGATGCTCAGTTTGATTTAGTGACTGAGATTTTGCCGAAGAGTAAAAAAGTCGGAATCTTATATGCCTCATCTGAAGAAAATTCTAAATATCAGGTTGAAGAAGCAAAAAACGTTGCAGAGAAAAAGGGAATGAGCGTAAAAACGTACGCAGTACCGTCAAGTAATGAAATTGCACAAACAGTTCAAGTAATGACGAGTGAAGTGGACTTTATTTATATTCCAACGGATAATACAATTGCAAATGCGATGCAAACTGTCGTCAATGAAGCTGATAAAACAAAAACACCGATCATTCCTTCTGTAGATACTATGGTAGAACAAGGTGGGCTGGCTACCGTAGGGATCAATCAATTTGACTTAGGTGTTCAAACTGGTAAAATGGCCGCGGATATCTTATCAGGAAAAGCCAAACCTGCAACGACTGCTATCTATACATTTAAAACAGGTGATATAATTGTTAATCAAAAACAAGCTGATAAATTAGGAATATCAATTCCAGAAAAAATCAAGTCAAAAGCGAAGAGCGTAGACTAA
- a CDS encoding ABC transporter permease: MIVSAIGQGMLWAILGLGIFMTYRILNFPDMTTEGSFPLGGAVCVTAITSGIHPIIATLLGVLAGMCAGLVTGLLFTKGKIPVILAGILVMSGLNSVILYVMQTPNLSLLNKPKIQDFFLQLNLPNYYDIVFLGVIFLAIIISLLLFFFNTNLGQAYIATGDNEHMARSIGIKTDSMKILGLTLSNGVIALSGALIAQNDGYADVNKGTGVIVIGLASIIIGEVLFGELTFAERLVAIVVGSIIYQLLILLVIKLGFDTTYLKVFSAVILAACLMIPQLKKALNLHFLPSKEDER, translated from the coding sequence ATGATTGTTTCAGCAATTGGACAAGGAATGTTATGGGCAATACTAGGATTAGGTATTTTTATGACCTATCGAATTTTAAATTTTCCCGATATGACGACAGAAGGCTCATTTCCATTAGGAGGAGCCGTATGTGTCACAGCAATCACATCAGGAATTCATCCAATCATAGCTACGTTGTTGGGTGTTTTAGCTGGGATGTGTGCGGGCTTGGTAACAGGACTACTATTTACTAAAGGGAAAATCCCAGTGATTTTGGCAGGTATTTTGGTGATGTCCGGGTTGAATTCGGTTATTCTTTATGTGATGCAGACACCAAATTTATCTTTACTGAACAAGCCAAAGATTCAAGATTTCTTTTTACAACTAAATTTGCCTAACTACTATGATATTGTCTTTTTAGGTGTGATATTTTTAGCAATCATCATTAGCTTATTATTGTTTTTCTTTAATACAAATTTAGGACAAGCCTATATTGCAACGGGAGATAATGAGCATATGGCGCGTTCAATCGGGATCAAGACAGATTCCATGAAAATATTAGGTTTGACATTATCTAATGGTGTGATTGCTCTGTCAGGAGCGTTGATTGCCCAAAATGATGGTTATGCGGACGTTAACAAAGGGACTGGTGTGATTGTTATTGGATTAGCGTCAATCATTATTGGTGAAGTGTTGTTTGGTGAATTGACTTTTGCAGAACGTTTAGTCGCTATCGTGGTCGGGAGTATCATCTATCAACTGCTGATCTTACTAGTCATCAAGTTAGGGTTTGACACTACGTACTTAAAAGTCTTTTCAGCTGTGATTTTAGCCGCATGCTTAATGATTCCTCAGTTAAAAAAGGCTCTGAATCTACACTTTTTGCCATCAAAGGAGGATGAAAGATGA
- a CDS encoding ABC transporter ATP-binding protein: MSTVLELKHATKRIDNGLNETKTILNNVNLTITQGEFVTVLGGNGAGKSTLFNSIAGTTSLSEGELLINEQNITTFSEEKRAKYLSRVFQDPKMGTAPRMTVAENLLLALYRGKKRGLRLRKINEERAFFTKICSEVGNGLENHLDTPTGNLSGGQRQALSLLMATLTKPELLLLDEHTAALDPKTSKQLMRLTDQRIKEGQLTCLMITHRMEDALHYGNRLIVLQKGQIVKDLNKEEKEKLSLQDLLLFFEEETEEISLD, translated from the coding sequence ATGAGTACGGTTTTAGAACTTAAACATGCAACAAAACGGATCGACAATGGTTTAAATGAAACAAAAACTATCTTGAATAATGTCAATTTAACGATTACTCAAGGAGAATTTGTGACTGTCTTAGGTGGTAATGGAGCAGGAAAAAGCACTTTATTCAATAGTATTGCTGGCACCACTTCTTTGAGCGAAGGAGAGTTATTGATCAACGAGCAAAATATTACAACTTTTTCTGAAGAAAAGCGGGCCAAATATTTATCTCGTGTGTTTCAAGACCCCAAAATGGGTACGGCGCCTAGAATGACTGTTGCTGAGAACTTATTATTAGCACTTTATCGTGGGAAAAAACGTGGGTTGCGTTTACGTAAGATCAATGAGGAAAGAGCATTTTTTACCAAAATTTGTAGCGAGGTCGGTAATGGCTTGGAAAACCATTTAGATACCCCAACAGGGAATTTATCAGGCGGGCAAAGACAAGCTTTAAGTTTATTAATGGCAACACTGACTAAGCCTGAGCTGTTACTTTTAGATGAGCATACAGCGGCTTTAGATCCTAAAACGTCGAAACAATTGATGCGATTGACGGATCAAAGAATCAAAGAAGGGCAGTTGACCTGTTTAATGATTACCCATCGGATGGAAGATGCGTTGCATTATGGGAATCGGCTGATTGTTTTACAAAAGGGCCAAATCGTTAAAGATCTAAACAAGGAAGAAAAAGAAAAATTAAGCTTGCAGGATTTGTTGTTGTTTTTTGAAGAAGAGACAGAAGAAATTTCGCTAGATTAA
- a CDS encoding threonine/serine exporter family protein: MEVLIHCLFSYLSTVTFGIVTNVPRKLLNACGITGAVGWMIYWSTKNLEAGAIFANFLGAIGIGLLSIYFSRKKKMPMTIFNIPSLVPLVPGGPAYQAVRSIVLGDYVLGFHSIIKVIMTAGAIAAGFMVTGIVERLLKNVLDKNRAGFKKT; this comes from the coding sequence GTGGAAGTACTCATACATTGTTTATTTAGTTATTTAAGTACCGTTACTTTTGGCATTGTAACAAATGTTCCCAGAAAGCTTTTAAATGCTTGTGGTATCACAGGTGCTGTAGGCTGGATGATTTATTGGTCTACGAAAAACTTAGAAGCAGGAGCGATCTTTGCTAACTTTTTAGGCGCAATCGGAATTGGGTTGTTAAGTATTTATTTTTCTCGTAAAAAAAAGATGCCGATGACGATTTTTAATATTCCCAGCCTTGTTCCATTAGTACCAGGTGGTCCTGCCTATCAAGCGGTCAGAAGCATTGTTTTAGGTGATTATGTTTTAGGGTTCCATTCAATCATCAAAGTAATCATGACTGCTGGCGCGATTGCCGCTGGCTTTATGGTCACTGGAATCGTCGAACGATTATTGAAAAATGTACTAGACAAAAATAGAGCTGGCTTTAAAAAAACTTAA
- a CDS encoding threonine/serine exporter family protein produces the protein MEENKQTNTQLILDTCLMAGKIMTESGSEVYRVEDTMNRIAENAGQKESVSYVTATGLFMGFRSSNYTQLENVTERSINLEKVAIVNNLSRKFADKEISLVELNHKLTNINHEAPTYSVSLQILAAGLVSCTLMYIFGGNWHDFLATFLIGMIGYSVAYFTKEWLNIKFLDDFLAAFTIGLLAYLAVKFHLAGNIDNIIIGAVMPLVPGVAITNSFRDILAGHLLSGTARATEAIFIAGSIGIGIAIVFKLFM, from the coding sequence ATGGAGGAAAATAAACAAACAAATACACAACTTATCTTAGATACATGTTTGATGGCTGGCAAGATCATGACAGAAAGTGGTTCTGAAGTTTACCGAGTTGAAGATACAATGAACCGGATTGCGGAAAATGCTGGTCAAAAAGAAAGTGTTAGTTATGTAACCGCTACTGGTCTTTTTATGGGCTTTCGCTCTAGTAATTATACTCAATTAGAAAATGTTACAGAACGGAGTATTAATTTAGAAAAAGTTGCTATCGTTAATAACCTTTCGCGAAAATTCGCGGATAAAGAAATCTCATTAGTAGAACTTAATCACAAGCTCACAAATATCAATCATGAAGCACCAACGTATTCCGTTTCACTACAAATTCTTGCAGCAGGTCTTGTCAGCTGCACTCTGATGTACATTTTTGGTGGCAATTGGCATGACTTTCTTGCTACATTTTTGATTGGTATGATTGGATATAGCGTGGCGTACTTCACAAAAGAATGGCTGAACATCAAATTTCTTGATGACTTTCTTGCTGCTTTTACCATTGGGCTACTTGCTTATCTAGCAGTCAAATTCCACTTAGCAGGCAATATTGATAATATCATTATTGGGGCCGTGATGCCTCTTGTCCCTGGTGTAGCTATTACAAACTCTTTTAGAGACATACTAGCAGGACATCTTTTAAGTGGAACAGCACGAGCCACTGAAGCAATATTTATTGCTGGATCAATCGGTATCGGAATTGCCATCGTTTTTAAATTATTTATGTAA
- a CDS encoding Cof-type HAD-IIB family hydrolase: protein MKNIQAVTFFDLDGTLLDHKSQITPEITNAIQALKNNNILPLIATGRTIVEIEHIMKASGIDSAIVMNGQFIQVEGKKVYSDEFTYEECLKMYEQVKSLGHELSFYNDQQIWCSGHNDIVTNAYAFIHSQAPVIDHSSLKDKTVNMMLVLSEDGDEHYLKNFPEMTFYRNGPYSIDTVRKGVSKGTGVQNLFKTLDLPNVPTFAFGDGINDLALFEACDNKIAMGNARKELKERSSFITKKNTEGGIVHALKHFDLI, encoded by the coding sequence ATGAAAAATATCCAAGCAGTCACATTTTTTGATTTAGATGGTACATTATTGGATCACAAATCACAAATTACACCAGAGATCACAAATGCTATTCAAGCATTAAAAAATAACAATATCTTACCTTTGATTGCAACCGGTCGGACAATAGTAGAAATCGAACATATTATGAAAGCTAGCGGAATTGATTCAGCAATCGTAATGAATGGTCAATTTATTCAAGTTGAGGGAAAGAAAGTCTATTCCGATGAATTTACTTACGAAGAATGTTTAAAAATGTATGAACAGGTCAAAAGTCTTGGTCATGAACTATCCTTTTATAATGATCAACAAATTTGGTGTTCTGGTCATAATGACATAGTCACAAATGCGTATGCCTTTATCCATTCCCAAGCACCTGTAATCGATCATTCCAGTTTGAAAGATAAAACGGTTAATATGATGTTAGTTCTCTCAGAGGATGGCGATGAGCACTATTTAAAGAATTTTCCAGAAATGACCTTTTATCGTAATGGCCCCTACTCTATCGATACAGTTAGAAAGGGCGTTTCTAAAGGAACTGGCGTTCAAAACCTGTTCAAAACCCTCGACTTACCAAACGTTCCTACGTTTGCTTTTGGTGACGGAATCAACGATCTTGCGTTATTTGAAGCATGCGACAATAAAATTGCTATGGGCAATGCACGTAAGGAACTCAAAGAACGATCTAGCTTTATTACTAAGAAAAATACTGAAGGCGGAATTGTCCATGCCTTAAAACATTTTGACTTGATTTAA